GACGGGCGACGTCGTTCGCCGGCTGTGGTGCGCGGCCGGGGGAGCAGACGGCGATCTCGGGAGGCTGACGGTCCAGCCCTGCCCGGGCCTGCTGCCCACGGCGTTCCGGGTCGGTGATCTGGCGACCGCGGTGGTCGCCACCACGCTGCTGGCGGCCGACGGCTTCCGGGTCGACCGGGGCGGGTCCGCCGAGCCGGTCGACGTCGACGAGCGCGACGCGGTCGCGTCGTTCGCGAGCGAGAGACTGCTCCGGGTCGACGAGCGGCCGCCCGGCTCGCCGTGGGCTGACCTGTCCGGCGACTACCAGGCGGCCGACGGCTGGGTCCGGCTGCACTGCAACTTCCCGGGGCACCGGGACGCCGTACTCACAGCGCTCGGCGGACCCGGCGCCGGTCGCGACGGCGTGGTGGCAGCCGTGGCAGGTCGCCGTGCCGAAGAGGTCGAGTCGGCCGTGATCGGAGCCGGCGGCGCCGCGGCGGCGATGCGCACCCGGGCGCGGTGGCTGGCGACCGGGCCTGGCCGGGCCGCGGCCGGGGGGTCGCCGGTCGTGGTGTCGACCATCGACGGCCCGTCCCGCGCAGCTCGGCCGCCGAGTCCCCCTGCCGGCGACCCTGCGCGGCCGCTGGCCGG
This region of Actinomycetes bacterium genomic DNA includes:
- a CDS encoding CoA transferase, with product MTGDVVRRLWCAAGGADGDLGRLTVQPCPGLLPTAFRVGDLATAVVATTLLAADGFRVDRGGSAEPVDVDERDAVASFASERLLRVDERPPGSPWADLSGDYQAADGWVRLHCNFPGHRDAVLTALGGPGAGRDGVVAAVAGRRAEEVESAVIGAGGAAAAMRTRARWLATGPGRAAAGGSPVVVSTIDGPSRAARPPSPPAGDPARPLAG